The genomic window GCGATATATGCAGGATTCTGCATCACAATTGAATCTTTGCTTAGTCGGTTCCTAAAGTAGGTTATTTATTTTACTATATTCTTTTGTTTAAATATATTTATGTACTATGGTAGCCCTAAATATAGTTTGAATTAAGCATGAGTGAGTTTAATTAATGGTGATGCATGTGTTGCTAGTGTCATGTTTTTCATGGATACAATTTAGAAAGCAGAGAAATGTTACGACTGAGCAGATCAGATCGGCGATGCGTAGTGAAAAAGTAAATCACATCAACAGATTGATCATTGTACTACCATCAAAAAAAATGTTGTGCATGCATCACTTTCAAAGTAATTTTATCTGGATGTAATTGTTCTTGTTCCTTCTTAACATCAATGTTTGGGGCAAAGGTGTGTATAAAGTGGTTGCGAAGTTGCTCCGTACCACATCCAACATGTCCACCATTAGGAACATCAGGCATGGCATCGTTTTCCTGATTGAAACAATAACTTTGTTGAGATCAACTAAAGACTCTATTGTCCTTGCACGTAAATGTCTGTGTTTTGCACTGACTATTTGTTATGCACTCGTATGAACCGAGATTAACAACGCATCAAAACAATTTATTTTGTATTTATTTTTATTGGCCGTGCAAGCATATATGGTTTCACTGTGTATGCTCTAACCTGTGTGTATATATATTAGTCCAAGTGTACAACATTGCCTAATTCTTATCCATCCACGTATGCTCTAACCTTAAAAAAAGACTATAAAAACATCCACGCAAGGATCCAGAATGCACTTTATTTAAAAACAGTCGATGTATGCTGTGCCACGTTAGCCAGCTAACACGTTGGCTGGCTAGAAGAAACCAGCCGCCTCGCTGGCGCTCGCTTCCAGTCTTTTCTTTCGGTCGCTCGCTCGCAGCCTTTTCTTTTTTCGCTCGCTCGCTCGCAGCCTTATCTCCTCtgttttcttttctcttctgaGAGGCTCTCGATGAAACATCCCGACCTCGCCCCCATCCAGAGACCGAGCTCTCACTGGATGTACCGTCGTTGCCGCTTGAGCCCACACACCGTCGCCGGGATttcgccccgccccctcctccccctcccccaccaagCTCGAGAGCAGCGGCAGGATCACCCCGTCCTTTCCCTCCGCGCGGGAGGTTCTGGTAGAGCatcggccggggcggcggcggtctTCTCTTCGGCACATAGGGAGCCGAGCCGGGGCGGCGTCCCCGTGCCGTGTTGGTGGAGCCCCTCCTCCCGATGGGTGGCTGGTGGCTCTGTTGCTCGCAGCAGCCCCCATCGCTCGCCGGATCTGGCGGCCGGCCAGCACGCGCGGGGACTTGGTTGGGCCCGTTGCCGGCGAGCACAAGTCGCTGCCGTCCGCCGCTTCCTCATCTTTTGTTGTGCCTTGCGCCACCTAgcgctcccccttcgcccccctgCTGCTTGCCATGTAGGCGCCATAGACATCGCTCCCTTGCCTCGCGCGTCACCGTCGCCTCGGTCCGACACCTCCAACTCCAAGCCACCGGTCGACGAGTGACACAATGCCACCCCACCACAGCACCACGAGCGCTACTGGCCCAGCGGGGCCAGTGTTGCTCCCCTCCGGCCTCTCTTTTGAGGTCAACCCTGAGCCTCCTTTGTCCCGCGGCTCCACCTCCGTTCCCGTCCACCATGGCATCTCCGTCTCGATTCGTCCGTCGCGAGATCCACGAATAGTTTCCCAGATCCACTTAATATGTACTGCGGGTTGATTTTGCGGAAACagagggacttttttgcaaaattggcGACGACGTACGACAGAAACCCtacgtgctttattattactagcaaaagggcccgtgcgttgcaacgggagaaaaaaaaatcataattttaaatggtcatgatcacatttcgttgcatcaccgagatacaataTCTCTCTCATTTTctcgaaatcatgaacattttgaaattatgaacaatttgttaaactcatgcacatatttgaaatcgcaaacaacatactattacaaatttctgaacattttctacaatcaagaacatttttgaaaaaatattcaatgcagtttgctcagccacaaaatattttgttgtgacgccttaaaaaatcaagtcttgatgagcatcatattgttcatttttgaaattacattttaaaagtgtcttatcgcatcatgacatgatttccaatttatgaatattttttgctatttacaaacattttttaaaaattgtgaacatttttaagcaattttcctgaactggcaaacattctataatcgatgaaaatatttagaaattgggtggaatagttattgaatttgacgaactttttttgacttagcgaacatttttggaaatgcccGTGCCTTGCAACGGAAAAAAACTATCAAGTTATACATGTGTGGTAGATATAAAAAAGTATGAATCAAATTCACAAAGTATATACAAATCATGTCATGATGCGATAAGACACTTTTAAAATGTAATTTTAAAAATGAACAATATGATGCTCATCAAGACTTGATTTTTGAAGGCGTCACAACAAAATATTTTGTGGCTGAGCAAACTGCATTGACGGACCCTGCCTGAGCTATACTGATAAATAAAGTGTCTCGTCTGGACTTAGCGTAGCGGTGTTTACCATAACCACTATTGTGATATGAAAATAAGCATAACTGTGTATGGAAGCAAAATAGACATTTAGTCATTTTAATATAGCTTACAAAAACAAACACTTAGAAAGTTATGTCAATTTTGTTGGGTTCAGCGTTGTACAAAACACGGAAACCCTTTTTTACCCAACGCAaaggactaaataaaatcataaaacgagctatatagatctcctaataaaacctttatggaacctacaattagttttgttcattatttacagatgtgttttaatttttgtgaacattttctaaaagctgatggacatgatttttaaattcctgaatatgctttgaatattggctcatttaaaaaaatcatgaacattttttatttcatgaaatcattagaaatcgtgatttgtttataatttgtgagcaattttttaagtcgtgaacattttttgatttttagaatattttttaaattcacaaacagttTACCATTTTCCTACTTTTTTCAGAACTCGCAATTGTTTGATATTTTGGAAATCCGAAATTAATTTTGAGATAAAaaaccaaaacagaaataaaaaagtaaaaagaaataaaaaataggggGCGCCATCAATCCGAAATTTATTTTTAGGGAAAAAACAAAATCTTTACCTActaactagtaagcgtgcacgtgcaacgcacgtataaAAATGAAGTCGGTCACACATACAATTAtgccacatgcaagacatacaaatGATCTTCAGAAGTGCATCTAGATGTCAGTCACATATAGTACAATAGCACTGAAGTCATACTTCTGCATAAGTGTATTTCAAATAAGAAGTCACATACATTACAAAAGCAATAAGGGCATACTTCTGCATAAGTGTATTTCAAATAGAAGGGCCCTTAGAGAATGTGGTGCTCAGAGTTTGGGTCTTCCTTCAGTTCCAGTTCTTGCAATATAACTTTATTTCCTGAATTTACAGACAATTCAAGAATGGGGAAATATTTTTGAATGGATCAATGATGCAACATCATTACACGAGCTGAACATGAGCTTAACCGGATTCTTAAAATAAATGCATCACATTACAGACAAATAAAAGGCAATCTCCGGACAGGTTAACCCATGAGCAGCAAATTCAATGAGAATAACTTAACAGAGTGGATGAGAAAATTCAATTGGACGAATGTCTAAACGAAAGGATACATAACGAATATGATCCAGTAAAACTCCCTAAATTAGCCTAGTAGGAGAGAGAAGCTTTGAGTAAGTACATCATTAAAAAAGAATAGGAAATCTTAACAGAATTCAATGTAAACTTTAGCAAGAGAGAAGACGGCATAGATTCATATAAGCATCTACTAAATGTACACAAAAAGGGGATAATCTGGAACTAACCATAAAAAAATTGCATGCAACCTGTACTGAAGAAGTTACAACTTAATGTAGAATGTTCATCTAAGGAAAACAAATTGATGCTCATTGTCGCCTTCAGCTAATTCAGCTGTCACTGAAGAACTGCATAATAGGTAAATGTCTAGTAATGAAATCTCACATCGATAAGAAATATAACTAAGAATAGAGTAGCACAAAAACTTCAATTGAAGCTGTGAGAAGCATGGGCTTGCATCAACCATCATGTGCATGATACACATGTTTTTTGTAGTTTGAGATAGAACCCAACTGTAGCAGTAAATAGAAAAGCCAAACTGTAGCCTAGCAATACACATAAGAGGTAGCACTGATCATGTGAattgaaaaaaagaaagaatacaacCAGTAAAGACCCTTCAGATATACAATGACTACCTACACTCATCTTGATTTTACCGACATAAGAGTGAAAAATACAACCAGTAAAGGCCCTTAAGATGTACAATGACCACCTACACTCATCTTCATTTTACAGATGCGTAACTGACAGAAGAGTAGATTTGTCTAGATTGAGTAATCACAACTCCTCTTTTTTTTGTGTTATCCCCACTTGAGGTGGTATTATCATTCTCATGCTTCATGACAAAATGACCCATTGTTCTTCACGGCTGTGTTTTAGTCTATAAGTTAAGTATAAAGATAAACAGAGACAACCAGCCCGTGTTTCTGCAAGTCTATAAGCATGTAAATATAGAGAGGATAGGCATTCCAAGGGGTTGTCATGGGTCTGCGAACCATCAATCTATCTATCATATAATGGATGGGAAATAGCCAAATCAATCTGAAGAAGAGTTTAGAGGTAAGAACAAAAAATTGACCTGGGAGGTAAGAAAAATTGCAGAGCAGGCAAATAAATATTTCACCGGAATTGAGGAACACACTACAAAGTGGCTAACATGGACTCCAACTAAACTGACAAATTGAGTTACACACTCGAGTATCGCCTGAGAACCTGAGAGCATCATATTACTATGCTAATAGCCTAGAATCTGAGCAGCAATTTACGCATTTGATGTTTCTGTAGATTCTCCTGACAAACAGAGTCCCCCCCCTCCCCAGCACCCTGAATCAACCACAAATGCCAAAAAAGCATCCTAAAAGTAGATTGAAGCATATGTACGTATGTATCTAGAAGTGGTTCATACTCACTCGAAGCCAGCCGCACGATCGAAGGACCTGAGGCAATGACGACTTCCACTTGAGCCCGTGGCTCCTGTGGCAGCAGCGGCTGCCACGTGCGCCCGTGTCCCCTGTGGTAGCAGTGGCTAGCGCGTCCAGGTGGCGGCGGCATGTGATTCCCGCATCCCCAATGGCGGTTCCCCAGTGATTCCCTCACATTTTCACATAACATAAGTGAGGAAACGAGGAACCTATGTCCAAATTAAGCATTCGCCAATAAGTAACATGATCAACTAAAGAATAATTAAACACGCTATCATGTCAATTTAGGAACCTTGTACCATTCATGACTAATCACATTGCATGTCATCATAGAATATTTTCTCTTTTCTGAAGAGGGCGCTTGGCAGGAGGACTATCACATCATACCACATTTGCTAACTAATATTTTCTTGAGAAGTAGTGCATGCTAATAATTTCATACAAGCTGATTCTTTCCTAAATGCTTGGCATAAGTGTCATTTTGTAAATCATAATCCCTTCACCTCAGCAAGTACAGGAAGAACTAACATAAAGGAACCATGCTAACATTTGGCAAAGTCTATGGAGGATTACAAATATATGCATCATCTATAAAGGAAAAATAGATAAATCTCACAGGGAGAAGCGTGGCATCAGGCACTTGATCTGGATCTCGTTGTTCTAACTTCTAACCACACTTATCTACACCCCGGCCGCTGTAATATATGATATTTCTCAACTTACAGAATGTCGGCATTTTCAGTTCTTCTTATAGGCTAATTAAGTTCCTTTGGTCTAGATATTATTTTGGTGTTCTTGTTCTTTTCTGTACAAAGACCGAACAGATAGAAATATTGTTGGATTATGATTACGCTAGGGgaaacaatcatatcataggccaTAGCAACAACACAACAGTAAGAAAGCAAACGCATTATCATTCATGTTTGAACTCTGGAGTGAATTTGTTTACAAGGTTAGGAGAATAGGGATACAGACTGTGTAGGAATCACACCAATCCCAAACCCTTCCAACAATCGGCCCATGAACAAAAATACGGAGTCCTGCACAGCATAATTCAGGAGGAAGTTAAAATAACATTTGTTCAATTCAGAACAATCCCGCGTGGAACAATTTAGAAGGAAGCATCAGTAAAAATAACAGGCGTAAATTAAGAAACCTTACATTTGCAAATGATATTGCAAGCCACCCAATGATGTTTGGGAACTGCGGCGATCATGAGAGACTGCAGGACCAATAGAAAAGAGAGCATCGTCAGTCAGTGAGTGCATGACTGAATGTAATTCCATCAGAGAATCAACCACGAGCAGATCCATGAACTAATACTCCGTACATTTAACAGTAAAATTGAACGAATATAGGACCAAACATGGGTCAAAGGGAATTCAAATATCACCCCTTTAGGACCGATGAACTCGGCGATTTGCCCAATGGCAAAGGCGATGAGTGCGCAAGGAGTAACTGGACATGAAGCTGAACTGGATGGGGCCAAGCGCGACAACGAAGGTGCAGAGCAAGGTGGAGATGGAGCTGTCACGGAGCATGTAGGCGGAGGAGCCGAGGCGGTCCACCGTGTCCCCACCCATTGGGGACATCCCCTTGTGTTGGAAGGCTTTCGCAAGTCCGACGCCGATCAGCCCCCCACCGCCCTCCTCCCCGCCGCTCTCATCCTGAAAGCTCATTGCGCGGCCGCGGGATCAGATCCGTCCTATTCTTCTCGACGTCCTCTTCTCTCTGTTTCCAGCAGGAGATCATTGAGTGGCTCAGCGCCGATTTAGCAGCCCTCGTCTGCAGCCATGTCGTGCTCATCCCCTTGATTGATGGGACAGCCGGCGGCACCTCTAGCAATGGGGAGGCGGCGACCCACGAATCCCGTGGCttcggcggcgcgaggcggcagcAAAGGGCGCGGCCACGGCAGGCGGCAAAGGGCGCAGTGGGGCGGCTCCTATGGCTAACGGCAGCGCGAGGCCGCGAGAAGGGCACGGCTGCGGGAGGCGAATGTCGCAGGAGGAGGAGGTCATGGGGGAGGCAaacggcgcaggaggaggaggtcgtgcggtCGTGCGGGGCAACTGGTTTGTTTTTTAACTGCGGGGCAGGTTAGGGATCAATGGATTAGCTTAATGCGTGGTTGGTAGCGTTAAACACCGGAGAATTAAGGGCCATTAGATCTTGATGATGGATGGGtgtgattgtttggatctgcccgtctcttccttttatagtggtagtagataaaCCACGACCCATTACTGCGCttggtaaaaagaaagagaaaaagcgtGAGAACCAGGGATCGAACCCTGGTCTCCTGTGTGGAGCATCATTGCCTCAGCCATCGCGCTGCTCATGGATTGGTGCTATTATATCGTATCCACCTTTAATAACAGAACCCTGGAGCGATATTAGAAATTAAAAACGAATCGTTTTtgccacttacgggtggcattggtgggtaattattgCCAACTTCGAGGGTTGTTTTTATGACGTACCACCAGAAGCGATGcgtggtttattagtaggtaaatatagctatggacccgtacatctgaggtaaactactcacgtttcatcggaagggcaatagggttgatgtagatgccctccatgatcgaatccccttccggcagatcgccggaaaaggccccaagatgggatctcacgggaacagaaagttgcggcaggcggaaaagtattttcgtggatgcctctgatgctTTGGGAATATATGGGAATTTATAGGCTGAAGAATAGGGTTAGAGGAGCTCggagggacccacaaggcagggggcgccccctggacccttgtcgtcgcctcgggactcttctgccttagtctccaagtcctacgtgtgtcttctagAAAAAAAttatcgtaaagttttattctgtttggaccccgtttgatatttctttctgtataactcaaaaacaagaaaaaacataaactggcactgggctctgggttaataagttaatcccaaaaataatataaaataacatattaatgcatataaaacatccaaaacagatgttataatagcatggaataataaaaaaattatagatacattggagacgtatcatccaccaaTGGACGTGTAGCATCGCCCAGATAGATCtttaaatgcccgtgcgttgcaacgggagaaaaataaaTTGTCCCTCATATATACCCCGATTACATCAGAATATCACTTGAAGGGTAGGAGGGGGGGATCAAACCTGGGTCTCCAAGGTGGAAGAGAGATGCCCTATCCGGTGGGCTGCTTGACTCCTTATATTATGTGGCGGGGTTGAGCATAATTGAATCAAAGGTAACGGTCGCTTTGTGGACGGAAACCGATTCATTTTTTCCTCATTTATGGGTGGCCTGGTAAGTAATTTATGACAACTTAAGGGGTAGTTTTAAGATGGACAGAAGGACAGAAACACTAatccctttattattaggtatagatatagatagaaaTATAACCATGTGTTGCAACCGGAAAGAAAGATATCACACTCCTCTAGCCAATACACATCCACATcgatttttttttctaaaaaactgACACTGGTTTGGGAGAGCTAATCTAAAGCTTATACGTGGTTCTCAACTTTTTCCTGCTTCCTTTCTCCTTCGCCGGAATCCGGTGAGTTCTTAGCCTGAAGCCTATTGTTTTTGCTCCATTCAATTCCATCTTTTTAGGATCTTCCGTAGCAAGAAAAGTTTAGTTTAGCATCTAGAATCGTCTATTTAGAAGAAGAAAAATGTCCAAATCAGAATTCGGTTGCTCTTTAAATTTATCTGGTCGATACAAAAAATTGTGATGTGTGCAAAAGAACAGATTATAATCTTCCTAAAAAAGGTGAGGTGCAAAGTGAGTATAAGAATTGTCTTCTAACAAATTGTATAGCCGTGTGTGTAGTGTACATCCCTGTACAGAAGAAGGTTCATAGTTACAAGATCATATATTAATTCTGACTTTTTTTGTATGTGGAAACATTTCAGCTCCAAACTCGGCTCCACGATTACGAAAAATGGTTTTGACATGCACCTGGTTGAATATATGGCCTGCTCGGTACGCTTCAGAGATTTGTCGAATATATGGTCTGCTCGGTATGTTCCCAAGAACAATCCTGCAAAGCACAGTGGGAACATGTTGGATATATTATCCCACGGAGGGCCGCAAATTTTTGATTTCTCTGAGCAAGATCCACCCTTAGTCCAACATTACAAAACCTAGTTGACTCTAGTTGTTCCTACAACTGCCATGACTGATAATCATAATTTGTTTCAtcttgaaatatattttcatactcTACAAACCTTTCTGAGTACAGGTACAACCCAATTCTATAGCCAGTCAAGGTTTCGGAtcctcttttttaattttttttgcgaaaCTGGACTTTCACTGATCAAGCAGGGCTGTTTACAACCCAAATTTGGGAGAGATTGAATTTCAGTCAAGGTTTCTGCTCCTTTCCTATGAACTATAATATTTAATTTATTTCGGAGATCACAGTCATATGAATATAAACATATGGTTTACTGAGTTGGAACGGTTGCCATCAGAGTGCAAGTGTGCCAGCTCGGTACAGTCAAATAATCACAGTGTGCCAATGTGACGAGGGTGGAGGGAGCAATAGGAGTTCAATCACAAGGCACTGAGAACACACGTTAGCAGAATAACCATTTGTTAGAACGCCATGAACAATCTCACATAATTCCAACGGAGAGCACCGAAAAATATTCTAATCGGTGGTGTTAGCACGCATAGCATCCGGTAGCTTCCAGTCTGTACATCTAGCAACAACAAATGATTAAAAATGGAGCAATAGCCAAATCCCCACCGAGTGCCCACTGCGTGCCCCTTCTATGCTTATCCATCCAcatcgccattcctcttcagtcctCACGCGGCGCTgctccgcctccgtcttcctcccCCTGCAACCTCACCACCAAGCGCTGTCCCTCCTCATCTTCTCCGTCAATCCACGTCACCACCAGCGCTGCTCTCCTCTTCTCTATCCAGCGCGTCCACTACCAGCTTGGCGCGCGTCGGCCCTACCCCAAGTTCTTCGCTCCTATCGACGCCTGGCCGTGCTCCACCCCAACAGCCGCCCGTGCTTTTTCGACGATGCACTCCACTCCTGGAGTCCGCGGCCGCGGTGGCTGGCTACATCCACTTCCCGTCTGCCAAAGGCGGGGCGGAGCTTCGATGCGTGCAGTTGCTGCTGCGGCTGGGGCGGCGATGGCCTGCTCGTCGGTGCACAGGGGCCTGGGGTGGAGTCCCCATGCCGTGGTGGTGGAGCCCCTGCCCGTGAGTGGCTGGTGACTGGGGCAGCGGTGCCGGTGCGCAGTGGAGGCTCGGTTGCTCGCCAGATCTGGCGGCTGGCCAGCATGCGCAGGAGCTGGAGGCGCGGGAGACGGCCTGGTGGTGCTACTCATCTGCCGGTGGCCCAAGGATTCTGGGGCGGCTCGGGTGAATCCCCCAGTTTTCTCTTCCGTTTGCTCTTCTATGTACCATCGCCTTATCTTCAGACTCCCCTTCTTCCTTCATCTCTCTTCTCTTTCCGGTGCTTCTTTTCTCTAAGAGCTCTCTGTCTTCTATTTTTCTGCATAGAGAGGCCATGGCCGCCCGATGCCCGAGCGCCGCTGGCCAAGGACCCACCGGCGTCTAGACTCCCTCCATGCCATTCCCATCTTGCTGGAGACCTGCACCAAGTCCCATCCAGCGCCCGCGCCACCCTTCGGCCCCTGCCCGCAGCTCTGCAGCCTGAGCGCTTCAGCCGCCTCCCGAAGCAGAGGAGAGGGACTCCCTGCCACGAGCATTGGCAAACCAGTAGGCCGACACTGCCTCCTTCTCGCTTCCCTCCTTCCTTTTTTCCGCCGCGATGCATCATTCCTTCCTTGGCTCCTGCGGCGTGGTCGCCGGCGGCCTGTGCCCGCGGTGGAGAAGGCAAATGGATAAGTCGCGGGGGTGCCCGGTGGTGAAGCAGTTTAATTAAGGATCACAGGTAGAATTGTAACTAATGCAGAGGTGTTTTTGCAAAAACGTAGCGTTTCTCAGATACCTAGTTAAAGTAGGAGTGCGGGTTGAATTCTCAAAAACagaggggcttttctgcaaaacttccgacgacgtacgaccagaaacgctatatatatatataaggagagAAGGAGAGATTAGGTAGAGAGATGGTTACCACTGATGGTGGATAATGCTGGACGTAGTTGGTCAGAAAATAAACTGCCTGCATGTACGTCTAGCTGATGTAGCAGTAGCACCCCATGTGGCCTTTGTGACTACCGTAATGATTCATTGCTTTTTTTTATTCCGTCCATAAAAACTCATTTGTCTTGATGAGATGAAGAAACGGCAGTAGCTTTTAATCTCCATGTAGTACTAGCAGTGCTATATAATGTATCCACAACACCAGTGTTTTGCAGTCTGCCTTCGGGTGCACTTTGTATAACCGTATGTAGACCAGATAAACGAGGCTGTCGTTGTCCCTCACCACCGCAGGAGTCTTTTGGTCAGCCAACACGCCCGCGGGACGCATCCAAAAAGAACCAGGCGCGGCGAGCCAGCAATCAGGCCCGGCAAGCCATCAAAGGAGCAGCGGGTCGACCCTTCAGTGGCTCAGTGCGTGATGGTGAGGCCGGCTTAAAACAAAACAAACTGCAGCGGTGACGAAGGCAGGCGGGTGAAGTGAACCAAAGTGGCAATGAAGGCAGGCTCGACGGCGGGTCTCAATCCAGTTGGTGTAGAAGGGTGCGATAGCTGCGGCGGGTTGGCGTTGGTGGTCCGATGGCCGACTTGTACTTTTCCtttgatgaagaaagcaatatacAGACGTAAGAGCATTTGTAATAGTAATCCGTACTGCTAGTAGTACTACTCTGGTTCCATTGATTTCACGTATGACCATCTGCTAGGCCTAGCATTTGTCAAATCTTGAAACTTGTGCAAATAAACAATGTGGTGGAGCTCCTTTGTCTTTTTTATCTTCCATGTATGCGCATGCACCTGACCAACATAAGCGAGGATAGAAGGACCAAGCTATGTTCAAGTTGAAGAAACAGGTGTAGAGGTTGGCATTTTGGACTTGGGGTCGTGCTCTGAGAATTTTCTGCAGCAGATGATGTATTGATATGGAGCGCCTACAGCGCCTTTTCCTGGTCAGTGAGATCTGGCACACTGCTGTCCGTCTCCGTCGTGTCAGACTCCGTCTCCGCGTCCGTTGGGTCCATATCCGCTGCCATCACAAATTCTGCTTCCAATCGTGTATGCCCCTGGCTTTAGTATCTCACTCTCCCAGAACTGCTTGTCAAAGGAACCGGCAGCGGTGAGGACAGGGACTCCAGCGGGTTGGAGAGGAGCTGCGGTGGCTGCACAGCTGGGAGGAACAGCGCCAGGTCAAGGGAGAAGCGATGTACGAGGATGGACAAGGTAGTGCGCGCTGTGGCGAAACGCCGCAGGTTATCGACCACGACGGAGGCGGCGTCCATCATCATGATGCAGTCAGTGCCGTCGCGACTGTGGATGCAGAGGATCAATCGTGACAACcgctctctcttttttcttttttagaaGTACGTCAGCACCTGGTTGATTTGATTCTTCCTCCTAGAGTTCTGCTCCTGATTTGATGATTGACACAATGTGTAATGATAGTTGCAGGGTAGCAGCCTCGAAACTTTGAAGCAAATCTGCTTACGTCGACTGCTATCAATGCAATTTCCTTCACGTGCGCTGGCTCTCACCGTATGAAACAGCAATAAAACAACGAAGTACTTTGAGTCCGTCTCGGTTTCGCCTGATCGCACCGGCCGTTCCGGCGGAAATCAACCTCACTCGGACAGGCGGATCAACAAGTCACGTAGGGCAACGCACACGCAGTGGCGGAACTAGCCCACTCGGCCAGGGTGGCCAGCAGTGTACTGTACATATACActtgattttttattttattttttagctTTTCTCCTATGGTATAAATGCTGTTTTCAGATCTCAGGGTGGGCCgtggcccaccctggccaccctcTACCTCCGCCACTGCGCACACGGAACCCTATCTTCTTTGAATCTCAAACCTCGTACTGCCTGTTCCAGAGTTAATCACAAAACGATGTATTTGCCGCTTCTATTCAAGGTTATT from Triticum aestivum cultivar Chinese Spring chromosome 3B, IWGSC CS RefSeq v2.1, whole genome shotgun sequence includes these protein-coding regions:
- the LOC123068910 gene encoding uncharacterized protein, producing the protein MLIHPHRHSSSVLTRRCSASVFLPLQPHHQALSLLIFSVNPRHHQRCSPLLYPARPLPAWRASALPQVLRSYRRLAVLHPNSRPCFFDDALHSWSPRPRWLATSTSRLPKAGRSFDACSCCCGWGGDGLLVGAQGPGVESPCRGGGAPAREWLVTGAAVPVRSGGSVARQIWRLASMRRSWRRGRRPGGATHLPVAQGFWGGSGESPSFLFRLLFYVPSPYLQTPLLPSSLFSFRCFFSLRALCLLFFCIERPWPPDARAPLAKDPPASRLPPCHSHLAGDLHQVPSSARATLRPLPAALQPERFSRLPKQRRGTPCHEHWQTSRPTLPPSRFPPSFFPPRCIIPSLAPAAWSPAACARGGEGKWISRGGARW